aaagATGAAAGATTGTTATCTGATGGCAAGAAATCAATTTTTTATagatgaaatatttttatgtaaaacattactgaaataaacaaatacaatcaAAATTCCATAAGCATATAGCTACAGTATGTGTATAATTCCAGCTCATAAGACCACACCTCATCAGTCTGCCCAGCAGCTGAGCTTCACTGGCTATTTTTTTcacatacagaagaagaaatCCATTAATATTTTGCAACAAAGAAGAATCCCATCAcatgccaaaagaaaaaaaactgtcctgcAGCTCTGTTTTGCCTACAGACAACatagggtgtgtgtgtgtgcattcatCGGTGGTagacagaagaaaagcaaagagtGATGAGGGGGGAAGGACACCATGAGAGGAGAAAAGGTAAGCACCCTTGATCAAGGAGAAGGGGGTAATGGAGTGTTAGTAAGAGCTGGTGCAGAGTGGGGTTGACATATAAAGGATGAGAGCAAGTGTCAGAGGGAAGGATTTACTTACAGCGAGTCCCTGACAGATGAGAAAAGAAGCAGTTTCAGTGTGCTCTCTTCCAAAGGGAGAGGTATCCTTCCACCAAACGGGACATTGCCAAAAGCAGAAAGGAGCACCATACACAGAGTCCACACAGATAGACAGgatcacagtgtgtgtgtgtttgggggtaTGATAGACTGAGGGGGGGTTTCAGATTTAACGCATGTACGTGTGCAAGCAGGAGGGAAAGCAACTGATAAGGGGAGAGAGGCAAGAGATGCAGAGAGGGCGTACAAGCTGAATGGCTGGTGTGAAAATGGGAGGGGCCGAATTGTCCAATGATGTGAGGGGTGAGCCGAATGCAGGAGAGATGGCAACAAAGACAGAATTTTTCCAGTGGGTTTCTCCTTGTCTTCTTCTCTTTTATCTCCTGTTGATTTTGATTCCCAATTTTATTCCATGCGCAGAGTAATGAAAGATTTTAACTTTTGAGCAAAAAGGAGACACAAATTATTATGAGATTATCACCCACTCTCATAAAAATGAGATCCACTGTTTTTTATCCCACACACAGAGTCTAGGTGCAGGGAGGAGCATGTTGGATAAATCATCTTCTCCTGGCAGCTCTCATGAGAAAGAGAACTGAATTCATCTGAAAAACAATGGCATACAAACACTGATGTgtaacagaaagagaaaaataatgtaaaagatGAGAGAAGTTGtagtaaatgaaagaaaaatatgaattttctgttgtttttttattttgcttcgtAAAAGCATTGTTATATATTCAACTGATTTTTGTGTGGGGTAGATAAAAAATATGGTACAGTTGTCTTTGGACATGAACCATGTCCTTCTGTTAGAggtgtgtgtggtgtggctgTGTGCATGCGCGTGGGGGCGGGGCACAGACCGTCATCTCATGATTTTGCTGCGGGAGCACCATGTTGCCATGGAGACTGCATCCAGTGGCAGGAGCCGCAGATGGCCGCTCTCTGTCTTTTTCCCCCTCTGTCTCCGAAAAGGTCCAGTAAGCGTCACAGTCGGATCTGTAACTTTTTCCCCCCCTTCACCTCTTTTAtgataaaacaaaatggtcaaacTATTAGGATGATAGTGAATATTTaggataaaaagtaaaaaaaaatcattctgagtaaaactgcaaaagaaaaaaaaagtttaaccctAAAACATATGATCGATCAGATGTAATTATTCAATGAATcaggaaaaaatgaaagttcTATTTACTACATTCTGCTACGTGCTGGTTTTAGTAACAACTGAATCATGTGTAGAAATGTTTATAATGCTAAGCAAAGGTAAACACTGCTTTGTTGAGTACAAATACGTATGGTGGAGACCTTAACTTCTGTCTATATAtatacactgtattttttttgctactttgttttttgtttgatcaCTTCGGTTTTCTctctaaagtaaataaaaaaatcattccaTATGAACTTGCAAGGCCTCTTCTGTCTGACGACCACAAATCCATCATCAGGGGGCAAATCAGACCAAACATACTTTAGTCCCACAAAAGTTTCAATTATCAGACCTTAACCCCTTGATGACTGAATTTACTTCCAGCTACCTAGGGAAAATCACTTTTGtctttgctttcaagtagatgtTAAATTAAGTTATATTTGGAGCAGAAGTTGTTTGATgtatatttgcataaaaaaCGACACATATCCGTTTGTCGCAAGAAATGTGCGGATTTTATACAGTCTgatttaaatgtgaaatgagTTGTCATTCAGGTAGAAATTCAAGATGTGTATTACAGTAACAGATTACATACCTCAGTTTAGTATACTTAAAGGATTAGTTATCACTAAAtattattttgctgttgaaaaTCAAAGTCTGGGTACAGTTTCCAAATATACAGTAAATCTTgactaaatacatttaaaccaaACTTTACCATATAAAAgtagtccatccatccatccatccatccatcttcctccgcttatccgggaccgggtcggggggcagcagtctaagcaaagatgcccagacttccctcgccccagccacttcctccagctcctctggggggaccccgaggcgttcccaggccagccgagacacatagtctctccagcgtgtcctgggtcttccccggggtcTCCGCCCAGTGGGTGACCGGGCTTCTCACCcaatctctaagggagcgcccagccaccctacggaggaagctcatttcagccgcttgtattcgggacctcgttctttcggtgatgacccagagctcatgatcATAGGTGAGttttggaacgaagatcgaccggtaaattgagagctttgctttttggctcagctctctcttcaccacaacagaccaGTACATCGACAGATGCTGCACCGatctgcctgtcaatctcacgctccgatcttccctcacttgtAAACAAGTCcacaaggtatttaaactcctccacctggggtaaggacactccacccaaccagagatggcaaactacctgaTAAAAGTAGCATTCAGCTTTTTAGGTTCATATTAGGTTTGAAGGGATTTTTTTGCCAAGGGTGTTGCCAGCTCTTGTCTGTTGAATGCTCACACGATACTCTGCCTTCTTCTTTTCAGTTGTTGAAGAGTTATAGTAGTGAAGCTAAAATAGTGAAGTAAACCAACACATGAATGTGGTGTGAAACATTTACTTTGGACCACAGAAGCATCTTTCTATCTCTATTGTGTACTTACCCATCCATTTTACAATGCAACAGCTTGATTACTTCAGAATAGCTGTGAGGTTGTTTTTACTGATCCTCTTGCATCACTGGAAGAAAACAGAAGTTATCAGTTACAAAAATGTGCTGAACTCAGAGGCCACAAtagtattaacccttgtgctatcttagatgaccccacccttacattgacgtgttctccccaccatgacaaaggtggataaaggtggaaagatttcatgtaatccatggacaccagtgaagatcacaaatcattgaagaaaaaaggttcagagcactgtctagtgggtttagatgacccaactcccaatgttaaagtgcctaggatagcacaagggttaaagggtgcAAGATCCTTCACTATTATTTCCTGCTTTACCCGCTTGTAATAAGTAATGTCTATCTCCATTTCTGTCTACCAGACTTATCCAATGTAGGTCTGGACACCCTTTAAACTCTACTGGATAACTCATTTGTAACTTCATTGCATTTGACAATAGAATTTTCTCCACATTATTGGAGATACATAAAAATAGACTTCATAGAAATTTAATTGAGGTTCTTCGCACACATAATATCATAAATTGCAACAAAGAAATGactcaaaataaaccaataaaagagaaaataaacataagTTGAAATTCTaggaactaaaaaaataaaagtaagtaTTACCCTATTCTTTTACACAGTCTAATAAAACTAATCTTCACATATTTTATCACGattatttttcataattttcgCTTAAAAATGTGGAccataacagtaaaaaaaaaatcttctgagTGGAGGATCTACTCCGTGTGAATACCACCACCTAGTGGCAGGCCGTGAGAATTGCCTGAAATCCAATTCTTAGTCTCTTGTTAATTACATTtaacttaaaacatttaaaaccaaaatgtaataaaatgaacaaagatcAAACCAAAACACCTCAACGTAATTTCGTATGCAGCAGCTGTATGTAAGTATATTAAGGTATTTTCAGACCAGgatttttctttatcttatctCTCTCGCCGGAGTCAGACACTTCCTCTGACTGTTTCTCAACGTCACTCTCAAGGTTTTTCTGTATCTGTTACTGTGAGGACGTGGCTGCATTTCCATTCCAAGCACCCTCTCTGCCTTCACACCAGTCTGACCATGGATTTGACACGCTGGCACTTGAATTCCACGCTAGGAAACGGGGATGTGGACCCTTTCTACCCGGGCGGAACTTTTGGATACACCAATGATCCATGGGACAAACGGATGCTGGTGTTCCAACTGTCTGTGAGAGATGTGTACCTATTCGGATGCTTGCTAATCGGAGTTCTAGCAGTCGGAGAATTTCTGATTTATCTGGCTGTTTGGAAGCAGCTAACAGCGACAGACGCTTTGCTGGAGCTTTGTAGAAAGACACTCCGGGAGTTCAAGACTCTGTCCGAGAGACAGTCGCAGCTCGAGCAAGAGCTCGATGTCTTACATGCACAACTGGACGTAGTTCTTGCGATCCTTGAACATTTGAGAAATATAGATGAGAAGTTGAAGAAACTTTCTGCAAAGATCTGATGAAATCAAATCGCCAAAGAGTTGGGGATCAAGAAGATCGATGCCGCCACACAAGGACAAGACGAAAAATGTCTGCCAGCCGACAGTTATCTTATCAGACTCTCTCGTGCTGAGGCCTCGTTGCCCTTGgctttctcagaaaaacactccaCTCTTGATGGCTTATGTTCTCTCAAATTTTTCTTAAATCAATACAAAGTGAATCGTATTTGCTTTGCGATGTTAATTAAACAGATACTAAATCAACTTTTGCCTCTCTCATGACGTCGACCTCGTGGCGCAACGGTAGCGCGTCTGACTCCAGATCAGAAGGTTGCGTGTTCAAATCACGTCGgggtcaatgtttttttttaatattgtttttcttgAGTAACCTTTGATTTGCTTTCAACTCTTTATAGAGTGAAGTATTTACTTATATAATCTTGTTTAGTTTTACACCTTCCGAATCAATAAGAAAGCACAACAGATAATCCTACCCTTCAGTTACAAAACAAGCAGGCAGTTACTACTAAtaccatctttttttaaattaatacctttatttttattgaaaaatctCCCCCATTAATACTGAAGAAACATTTCACAGAAATTAtctattttgtgctttttcttttcaattttcaataaaatgacTGCACTTATAAACAATCTTCAACAATTTCTTGTAATGCAACTGTTAAAGTGAATTAGCAGCCAACTGTTTCTGTCatcttacaaaaaataaaaaaacatttattgtttaaatcAAGTAAACTGATATTTCTTCAGGGAAAAATATAGCTATTAATCTGTagacattttctaaaataacaTACCTTTAAAAAACATCCAAGCTTAAAGAGTTCCTTTCAGTCCAGTACATGCagtgttttttcctttcctttggcCTCCTCTCTTTGCAAATTACCCCCTCAGCTTAAATGCCTCAGCACAATGCCACTTGCAGGACTTCCTCCCTCTTCTAACTTGGTCCAAGTTTCTCCCTCCCCGCCGTCTTTCTCTTCTCAATTCATGGCCAGCTCTCGTCTTTCACTCAGAGACATTTAAGTCTGTACACACAGTTGGGTAAGACACAGGTCACCTCCTGTCCTGAAGAGTCGACTCATATCAGatggtcttctgctgcagtcATAATTTCCCCCCACAATGGCTTGATTGTCCTCTGGAGGTCTCATTTTAAACAGATCACTAGCAGCTGACGTAGTTCCTTGCGGTTATCTTTCTATGAATACAAGGCAGCTTTCAGAATTTAACCATTACTTACcaacaatgaaaataagaaaggtCTCCAGGTGAGGTTTCTTCTCCATAATGTCCAGTTAAAACAATATCTGgacacttttcttttgttgaaatGCCCAGCAACTCAGATGACCCAACTGGGCATTTGCTAGTGggaggaaaaatgcaaaataagtGCCAAGAAAGAGCCTTTCAAGAGAGTTATATTCCACAGtggaaatgtttgtaaaaaatccATGTTGCCCGAGTGACACAACTGAATGTCCTGTTTTTATGCTTAATCTTTTCCACAGTGACAAGAGTGGCAGCTGCCAGTTTAAATATGGCAAACATTTCAATTGTGCCACTTAAACGGTcggcaaaaaaaacatctgtaccACTTGTCCAACAGTTTAGCCGCATTGTCagagcaaagaaataatgaataagGTGAGATGTAAGCAGTGCAACATGAGACTTTGTAAAATGAGAAGACGTTGGTTCCAGACTTCCAAGAAATACATCAAGAGGGAGACATTTCACTAACAATGCAAGAGTCAAAGAGTGGACTCAATCTTacaaattaatttgatttaaaatgtaaaattttactgtttattgtgtacaaaaacacacaaaacaaagacagataTTGAAATTTTTGGTTGTGGTTTGACCACATAAAAATCCAACCCTTCACAGGATCAAAGCAAGTCCATAATTGCCTTGTTTCGACAAAAAGGTTGACatgtaataaattaaaagaataaagacaaacaatctaaaacagaaaaaaaatatacgaCAAAGCTTTGTTTCAGTCCAAGTTCAATTTTAATCGAATCACATCTTTGGCTCCTCTGGCTCACCGGGCTTATTTCTGCCTCCAATACGCTTAAAGAAGGAGATAAATCCAGATGAACCCTCAATACCACCTCCATCTTCTCTCTTATTTGCATCTCTTGAGCAAGAAGAGTAAGGTATCTGAGTCATACTCCTCTGGAACAGGTGTCCCAGTCGGGATCTGGAGGCAGAAGACTGCTGCGCTTCATCAGTTGAAGCAGATCTTGAAAGTGGGCCATGCAATAAAACTCTTTGATGGGGAAAGCCATTGGAAGGAGATGATGGGACGTCCCGGTTAGGAGGGCGGGGCTGGAAGCTGCTATCAGTTTCCCAGAGTCCATCGGCGAGATCCTTCCTGCTGGGCGTCGATGGCGTCAGGTTCCGTATGTGTTGCGTTCTTTGAGAGCTGGGAACAGGGCTCAGGATGGTCCACGGTGAACCCATATCCCCATCGTTGACAAAGAAGTAGTCTCTGGTTTTAGGTTGAGGGGTAACCGGCGTAGAAGGTTTGTCTTGTCCTTTCTCTGAATGACAGCAACTTCCTGAAATAAGGTGACCATCGAGACTGCTTCTTCTCTTTTGCAAGTGAAGAACCGTCCGACTGTTCTCGTGCACATCCTcagagtctttgtttttttgtttcgcCGTTTGCTCGTCCGTTTTTGGTAACTTGGCGTGTTTTTTCTCCGGGCTCGCCTTGCTGTGGCGGGGCGTTGACACAGCCCTTTCTGCAGGGGGAGAGCCGCCTTTAGCAGGCAGCACGCCGGCTGGAAGCGGTCCGTTCCTCCTGCATCTGGAGAAACTGCTGGGCACCGTGGAGAGAAGGTTGCGTAGCGACGACTCCAAGCACACAGAGTCACCAATTGTTTCTGCGCCTGTGCAAGATCCTGTGGAGCGCCGTTTTGCTGCAAATCTGGTGCTTTCCTTTCGCTTGTGTCTTTGCTCCTTCGCCTCTCGCTCTCGGTTCTCCTATAGAGACACGTAACAAAAAGGGAACTCCAATAACTGATTTTGGAACAGAACAGCTAGAGAAAAGGATACTGTCTGTATTTTCCAAGTGTTACATTTCTGTAGACACTTTCTCTTTACCTGCACAGCTGTCTCAAACCTCCTGCAGAATGAGTTAAAGATGGAACAGCAATCCTCCAGCTTAAAGGCCGCTGGATCTTCACAAAAATACTCAGCAACGGCATCACTCAGTGCATTCAGCTCCTGCAGAGACCTCTCCAAGTCTGCAAGCTTGGGTTCAGCCctctgagaagaaaaaaaagaattcagaaaaacaaaatcaacacCTCCATTTGTGGCCTTGCAGATTTATGGagtgaaaaaatggaaaatttacCAAAAGAAAGGTCCCCATCTGCTTTAAGAGGCTTGGCTCTTTGCTGCTGAACCGTTTTACTTCTTCAATCTTACTGACCTCCGCGTCAAAATCTGCAATTACCTCGTCTTTACAAATCCTGCAGCAACATttgcacattaaaaaacaaaacagatttagtGTCAGAGTGAAAgacaataaacacaaataaaaatgactatGAAAAGCCAGGTAATTGAAGGACCACCTTAATGCCCTCCCAATGTGAGGAAGCTGGGTGGGAAAAGTCAGCAACTCCGTGTCAATGTCCTCTGCTTGCTGAGGGGTTGAAGAACGAGGATGGTAAAACGTTATTAGATTAGATTTAATCTTCAATTAAATTTGCTGGAAAAACTTCTGAAGAAACATTGCAAACTTTCAAAGCTTAgaacaggggtctgcaacctgaggcttaggagccacatgtggctctttgacccctcctttgtggctctctggttgaaaaaaaaatgcttttacggtaatttgaaaaagaactgtatttttcagactaaatggcaaaacaaaacaatcagattagtcaaactttattcaattcattcaaaaacagctgcagcacaGTACATTTCACTAAGGCAGGCAGGCACCtcactacagtacccataatgctccaacaatctaTCAAGCGGTCTGGCTTTGTAGTTCACCAAAGTCAAACATTTGGACAGATTCTGTATCACAGAAAATAAATTTCAGgccagtaaacacaaccagaatatGATCAACTGACTATTATTGAAcaaaattcaaggattttaagttactttagtttatttcatttttcctcaATGTGTCACAAACAACAAATCACCTAACAATACAAGTGCATGGAACGGTCCAAAATAACTCTAAAGGTCACTTACGCTCTGATTTAGTTTTTGGCGTAGATTcaccaacaacaataaaataaatcaaggattttttttttaaatctctactGACATCACACTCCCTACTACTACATTTATATGTTACAGGGTGTCTTGtttctgtcaaaagttataaacaatttcatatacaaaaaaaaccctgttatctttatgttttatttatgcaaaagcaaaaaaggtTATTTATCATAATACAATTAATGCAAACCAGAATcctatttttgaaaaagtgaaGTACGACTTTGTGGCTCCTTCTTGGATGTGATCAGAGAAAAATTGacccaaaaggtttttttaaggtCTTAAAAAGGTTGCAAACCCCtggcttaaaaaaactgttaccTTAGCAACATAATGCATTAGATTCATCCCTGGTTTGTTGGCCTTGGTGTCTGCCAGCTTCAGGAGGGAAGACATCCTAAAGCCAATGGCATTGGCACTATAACTACCCTgaagaataaaacatttgaatcGACACTTATCCATTTGAAGGCAGAATAAATAGACGAGGAAAAGATTGTTTTAGATAAGAGACTAGAAAGATGGGGGCAAAAGATACTAACAGCATTCATGTAATTCCCGGCTTTTAACACCAGTCGAATGACTGAGTGGAGGTCATCGCAGTCCAATAACTCTAAAGAAAGCgacaacaatgaaaaaaatagaagaaaatagATCCTCATGTAAAGTTCAGCAACAGTTAATAAATGTTACCCTGAGCAGCTTTGGTCATGACAGAAACAGAATCTTTCACTTCCTCCATGAAAGGAAAGAATTCCTCCCTCACCATCATGGTTTTTAGACGCTGCTCATAACTGAAGAACACACATTTGAACAATGGGATTAAAAATAACAggccaagaaaaaagaaaaacactataaaagtaggatttttttttaattggaacaaaaaatatttaagatgttcaattctttttttcagtaaagTGTCATTTTACAACTGAAGTTGTTTTAAAAtcctacaaaataataattaaaaaaaaacacgacagagatttattcaaaattatttttataattcaaCTTATTCCAGATAATTCTAATCAGGCCCAAAAAATAAGTTATTGCAGTAGTCAGGAACCAGGAAGTAGATGAGCAAAAAGTCACTAAACATCTGCTTTAAGACAAAATAATGGTGGTAGTTTTACTGTATAATGTAATATAGCAGTATCTTATGCCAGAAACATCATAGCATCTTATTCCATTCCATGAAGCATGATATAAATATTAGATAAGCCGGACTGACCTTGGTACTTTAACGAGTTGAACCATGAACTGGTCAGCCTCAGGTAGCAGGGAGAGCTTCCCACTGAATGACAGCAGCTGCTTCACCTACATTTGGACACAAGGACACAGGATTCCCAAACAGTGATGAATGACCAAGCAGGACTTCTTAAAACTCCACAAACTCAACTTTATATAGCCAATCTCTGGGGGACATTGAATTGACTTCCATTGGTTTTCTAGAAACTAATTCTATCCATGAGATTAACTTTTCAAATCGCTTTTCTTTTGCAGGAATAGTCAGATATTCCCATcactgcaataaaaataaaaaaggttaatgGTCATATGAGGAGCCCACATTTCTCTTCCCCTTCAACAGAATATACAGTAGAAACCAGAAGTTTACAAacaccacataaaaacacacataggctttttttaatcaccgtcagacatgaaataaaagttaattttcTAGTTTTAGGCCAAACAGttcattttagttttgtcaGACCACAGGACATAACTCCAAAAATGAAAGTCTTTATCCTGGTGTTCATTAACAAACTTTAATCTGGCCTAGCTATGTTTCTTTTGGAATAATGGCTTCTTCCTGACAGAGTAGCCTTTCAGCCTATGTCTGTACAGAACTCGTTTCCCTGTTGATGATGACACATTCTTAGCATCTTCAAAACATATTCTGCCTTTGTCCATGAGTTGTTCTGGACATATTGGACCAAAGTACGTTCATCTCTGGGACAGAGAACCTGTCTTCTTTCTGAGCGATAAGATGGGTGGACGTTCCCATGATGTTTATACTTGCGTACAGTTGTCTGATCAGATGAACGTGGCGCCTTCAGGCATCTGGAAATTACACCCCATGAGGAACCAgacttctccaaatccacaattgTCTTCCTAACATCTTGATTGACTTCTGTTATATGTATCCACAGGTGTGTTTCTAATTAACTCAAATGCTGTCAACAAATGTATCAGAAGCTTCCAaagagatgacatcatcatctgGGGTTTCCCAAACTGTTTAAAGGCATAGAGATATTAGCGTATGTAAACTTTGGACtttaataaaagtaataaaaacttgTCTAAAAAATCCCTACTCTCATTATTCTGACATTTAccaaatagaaataatttggctaattaaacaggaaaagtttacttttatttcatgtctgacagtgagaaaaaaacatgtatgtgTTCTTATGTGGTATATGTAAACTTCTTGTTTCAACTGTGAAATTTACAAACTTAATGACCCTCAATGACACTGAAATGTAGTTGGAGAAAGGGTGAATATAAAAGTATTTGTCAGAATACTGGAGAGACTGGGAGGGAAATACAATTAAGTccatcaaaaacataaaaaactatatatatatacataccgGTACATACTAGAATCTGTGTCATAACATTTGTGAACCTCAAGTCTTCTACAAGTCTGTGCAAACTAAAGTAAAGCTTAACTGGTTTTTGTGACCTCACAGGCTCAGTTTCATTGAGTCAAAAAGGTGCCATCCTGTTTGTTCCCACATTTGGCGTAACTTTAGGAAACATTTCTGTGGACTTAGactacaaatgaaaaacaacataaaaaacatcaaaacatggCCTCCTGCTGAACtccaaaataatcttgttttgagactgaaatagataaaaagacagaaattcaaatgtgaGTTGTTAATACCTCACTTTCATCTGGCAGCAGCTTGCAGAGCTCCTTTAGCCCGTTTGCTCCAAATCTAAGCCAGTTTCCCTGATGGATGTCCGCCACTATTTCTGTCACGGGCCTGAAGAGGGAGACAAAGGTCCagagttggtaaaaaaaaagagtcactaAACACACAATAACTTACATATTTTAACCGTCATCCGCGGTTGGTTTGAGGA
The DNA window shown above is from Oryzias latipes chromosome 14, ASM223467v1 and carries:
- the LOC101171101 gene encoding FH2 domain-containing protein 1, whose amino-acid sequence is MEEVLILKPTPSSSSSQREVASPLPLDAQKDPDPQASSAAPAIDDVVAAPPLPPPPPPPPLPPPPHLSLTSFGPGDVQKRSMKKLNWDTIPSQFVVGKLNVWTSKRPQRDLVLDIQTMEELFCHTDKEASLCSSRFRSLRRGYRIDPPSPGPQVRILDSKKSMNVGIFLRHFKRPVTEIVADIHQGNWLRFGANGLKELCKLLPDESEVKQLLSFSGKLSLLPEADQFMVQLVKVPSYEQRLKTMMVREEFFPFMEEVKDSVSVMTKAAQELLDCDDLHSVIRLVLKAGNYMNAGSYSANAIGFRMSSLLKLADTKANKPGMNLMHYVAKQAEDIDTELLTFPTQLPHIGRALRICKDEVIADFDAEVSKIEEVKRFSSKEPSLLKQMGTFLLRAEPKLADLERSLQELNALSDAVAEYFCEDPAAFKLEDCCSIFNSFCRRFETAVQENREREAKEQRHKRKESTRFAAKRRSTGSCTGAETIGDSVCLESSLRNLLSTVPSSFSRCRRNGPLPAGVLPAKGGSPPAERAVSTPRHSKASPEKKHAKLPKTDEQTAKQKNKDSEDVHENSRTVLHLQKRRSSLDGHLISGSCCHSEKGQDKPSTPVTPQPKTRDYFFVNDGDMGSPWTILSPVPSSQRTQHIRNLTPSTPSRKDLADGLWETDSSFQPRPPNRDVPSSPSNGFPHQRVLLHGPLSRSASTDEAQQSSASRSRLGHLFQRSMTQIPYSSCSRDANKREDGGGIEGSSGFISFFKRIGGRNKPGEPEEPKM